One window of the Lycorma delicatula isolate Av1 chromosome 3, ASM4794821v1, whole genome shotgun sequence genome contains the following:
- the LOC142322058 gene encoding uncharacterized protein LOC142322058 isoform X1, whose amino-acid sequence MMSAAVEEDPSLCDESSDDSLEELKELESKLYSVIHYNDLSETIPSDLPCGFEIELDKSSNEIIVSLKNEIISVDSKIVNDESIKSHEFQTLVKNCSKKSSDVCNMNVSESVVNTSNNVLLNNDESITASDTVDGKPCDKQTINDDDDDDDEVMIIETSTVKSVGLRDKNDKTVCIDLVDTTDNTSENSFLSIDINTNIKLFGGESFKALDNHMKSQKTNNENNFVINSKPTLLDKTNIEVLIVSSDEENSKEGVSCSSDKNNKVKIKKKKKLEKHCPKKWTQSMIKFYSKISRKKLNFDSMKLIKKMKETTSARQWFVSDKDLNRNLYNSRKQRCRRCRQYDHDIKHCREAIKPIVCYMCGESGHRESRCPYRKCLTCGQPSGVFVQMCSKCTKDKWKKRFHCPFCYSNHGEDLCPNVWRSFHMTTKTGPLVVPLSRSKLKRCCCNCGKSGHLDYECKEINNSVYIVERPFVNDYISIAQLFTTCQNILTIILRLTSKEGDVLESDSGNDFLQNLSNATLARLELLDMPHRSLTVIGTQSQCKAVTDGVYSFVAEHINNNSTSFHKHKKKQSPYKKQKIT is encoded by the exons AT gaTGAGTGCTGCAGTTGAGGAAGATCCATCTTTATGTGATGAATCAAGTGATGATAGTTTAGAAGAGCTAAAAGAACTAGAATCAAAATTGTATTCAGTTATTCATTATAATGATCTATCTGAGACAATTCCTTCTGATCTTCCTTGTGGATTTGAAATTGAATTAGATAAATCTTCCAATGAAATAAtagtatcattaaaaaatgaaattatatcagTTGATAGTAAGATAGTAAATGATGAATCTATCAAGTCTCATGAATTTCAAACCTTAGTAAAAAATTGCTCTAAAAAATCCAGTGATGTTTGTAACATGAATGTTAGTGAGAGTGTTGTAAATACatcaaataatgttttgttaaataatgatGAAAGTATCACTGCAAGTGATACTGTTGATGGTAAACCTTGTGATAAGCAAACCatcaatgatgatgatgatgatgatgatgaagtcaTGATTATTGAAACCTCTACTGTTAAATCAGTGGGATTAAgggataaaaatgataaaactgttTGTATTGATTTGGTTGATACCACTGACAATACTTCTGAAAATTCATTTCTATCCAttgatattaatactaatataaagtTATTTGGAGGTGAATCTTTTAAAGCATTAGATAATCATATGAAAtcacaaaaaactaataatgaaaataattttgtcatcAATAGTAAACCTACTCTgctagataaaacaaatatagaaGTTTTAATCGTTAGTTCTGATGAAGAAAATTCAAAGGAAGGAGTTAGTTGTAGCTCTGAtaagaataataaagttaaaattaagaaaaaaaagaaattagaaaaacattgCCCTAAAAAATGGACACAGTCTATGATAAAATTCTACAGCAAAATTTCTcgcaaaaaattgaattttgattcaatgaaattaattaaaaaaatgaaag aaacAACTAGTGCAAGACAGTGGTTTGTGAGTGATAAAGATTTAAatcgtaatttatataattctcgCAAACAGAGATGCCGACGATGTAGGCAATATGATCATGATATAAAACATTGCCGTGAAGCTATAAAACCTATAGTTTGCTACATGTGTGGAGAATCTGGTCATAGAGAAAGTCGATGCCCATATAGAAAATGCTTAACT tgtGGACAGCCAAGTGGAGTTTTTGTGCAGATGTGTAGCAAATGCACAaaagataaatggaaaaaaagatttcattgcCCATTCTGTTATAGCAATCATGGTGAAGATTTGTGCCCTAATGTCTGGCGAAGTTTTCACATGACT aCTAAAACAGGACCATTGGTTGTTCCACTTAGCAGGAGTAAATTGAAGAGATGCTGTTGCAATTGTGGAAAAAGTGGCCATTTAGATTAtgaatgtaaagaaattaataactcTGTATACATTGTAGAAAGACCTTTTGTAAATGACTACATCTCGATTGCACAGTTGTTTACTACATGTCAGAATATATTGACAATAATTCTTAGATTAACTTCTAAAGAAGGAGATGTTCTTGAATCAGATAGTggtaatgattttttacaaaatttaagtaaCGCAACTTTAGCACGCCTTGAACTTCTGGATATGCCTCATAGATCACTTACAGTTATTGGAACACAGAGTCAGTGTAAGGCTGTAACTGATGGTGTGTATTCATTTGTAGcagaacatataaataataacagtacttcttttcataaacataagaagaaacaaagtccttataaaaaacaaaaaatcacctAG
- the LOC142322058 gene encoding uncharacterized protein LOC142322058 isoform X2: MSAAVEEDPSLCDESSDDSLEELKELESKLYSVIHYNDLSETIPSDLPCGFEIELDKSSNEIIVSLKNEIISVDSKIVNDESIKSHEFQTLVKNCSKKSSDVCNMNVSESVVNTSNNVLLNNDESITASDTVDGKPCDKQTINDDDDDDDEVMIIETSTVKSVGLRDKNDKTVCIDLVDTTDNTSENSFLSIDINTNIKLFGGESFKALDNHMKSQKTNNENNFVINSKPTLLDKTNIEVLIVSSDEENSKEGVSCSSDKNNKVKIKKKKKLEKHCPKKWTQSMIKFYSKISRKKLNFDSMKLIKKMKETTSARQWFVSDKDLNRNLYNSRKQRCRRCRQYDHDIKHCREAIKPIVCYMCGESGHRESRCPYRKCLTCGQPSGVFVQMCSKCTKDKWKKRFHCPFCYSNHGEDLCPNVWRSFHMTTKTGPLVVPLSRSKLKRCCCNCGKSGHLDYECKEINNSVYIVERPFVNDYISIAQLFTTCQNILTIILRLTSKEGDVLESDSGNDFLQNLSNATLARLELLDMPHRSLTVIGTQSQCKAVTDGVYSFVAEHINNNSTSFHKHKKKQSPYKKQKIT; this comes from the exons aTGAGTGCTGCAGTTGAGGAAGATCCATCTTTATGTGATGAATCAAGTGATGATAGTTTAGAAGAGCTAAAAGAACTAGAATCAAAATTGTATTCAGTTATTCATTATAATGATCTATCTGAGACAATTCCTTCTGATCTTCCTTGTGGATTTGAAATTGAATTAGATAAATCTTCCAATGAAATAAtagtatcattaaaaaatgaaattatatcagTTGATAGTAAGATAGTAAATGATGAATCTATCAAGTCTCATGAATTTCAAACCTTAGTAAAAAATTGCTCTAAAAAATCCAGTGATGTTTGTAACATGAATGTTAGTGAGAGTGTTGTAAATACatcaaataatgttttgttaaataatgatGAAAGTATCACTGCAAGTGATACTGTTGATGGTAAACCTTGTGATAAGCAAACCatcaatgatgatgatgatgatgatgatgaagtcaTGATTATTGAAACCTCTACTGTTAAATCAGTGGGATTAAgggataaaaatgataaaactgttTGTATTGATTTGGTTGATACCACTGACAATACTTCTGAAAATTCATTTCTATCCAttgatattaatactaatataaagtTATTTGGAGGTGAATCTTTTAAAGCATTAGATAATCATATGAAAtcacaaaaaactaataatgaaaataattttgtcatcAATAGTAAACCTACTCTgctagataaaacaaatatagaaGTTTTAATCGTTAGTTCTGATGAAGAAAATTCAAAGGAAGGAGTTAGTTGTAGCTCTGAtaagaataataaagttaaaattaagaaaaaaaagaaattagaaaaacattgCCCTAAAAAATGGACACAGTCTATGATAAAATTCTACAGCAAAATTTCTcgcaaaaaattgaattttgattcaatgaaattaattaaaaaaatgaaag aaacAACTAGTGCAAGACAGTGGTTTGTGAGTGATAAAGATTTAAatcgtaatttatataattctcgCAAACAGAGATGCCGACGATGTAGGCAATATGATCATGATATAAAACATTGCCGTGAAGCTATAAAACCTATAGTTTGCTACATGTGTGGAGAATCTGGTCATAGAGAAAGTCGATGCCCATATAGAAAATGCTTAACT tgtGGACAGCCAAGTGGAGTTTTTGTGCAGATGTGTAGCAAATGCACAaaagataaatggaaaaaaagatttcattgcCCATTCTGTTATAGCAATCATGGTGAAGATTTGTGCCCTAATGTCTGGCGAAGTTTTCACATGACT aCTAAAACAGGACCATTGGTTGTTCCACTTAGCAGGAGTAAATTGAAGAGATGCTGTTGCAATTGTGGAAAAAGTGGCCATTTAGATTAtgaatgtaaagaaattaataactcTGTATACATTGTAGAAAGACCTTTTGTAAATGACTACATCTCGATTGCACAGTTGTTTACTACATGTCAGAATATATTGACAATAATTCTTAGATTAACTTCTAAAGAAGGAGATGTTCTTGAATCAGATAGTggtaatgattttttacaaaatttaagtaaCGCAACTTTAGCACGCCTTGAACTTCTGGATATGCCTCATAGATCACTTACAGTTATTGGAACACAGAGTCAGTGTAAGGCTGTAACTGATGGTGTGTATTCATTTGTAGcagaacatataaataataacagtacttcttttcataaacataagaagaaacaaagtccttataaaaaacaaaaaatcacctAG